A stretch of the Bombyx mori chromosome 12, ASM3026992v2 genome encodes the following:
- the LOC101746472 gene encoding histidine-rich glycoprotein: protein MRATLALGFLIVLVLVESRRLPSKNHEQPKDKSEISDQAPAASGDKKEEHKDQSFKKGGGKEHHAHHDNEHEEKGHKGYKGHHHHEKGKKGHRDEEHHKGEYDDHGGHKKEHHHQDGHYDEHHKGEKGEKGHKYEEKGHYNKGHSTKGHHEIHKLDEFKKDKHFFDEEGDSGHEEKHGGFHEEHGHKKGGKFHKGHHHGDHHEHEHGEKGHHEKGGHHHEHKGHKETGGHDQHYNHHHDHGHKGDQAHHKKWGYKKGH from the coding sequence ATGAGGGCCACCCTGGCGTTAGGATTTTTAATAGTCCTTGTGTTAGTGGAAAGTCGTCGTCTACCTTCTAAAAATCATGAACAGCCGAAAGATAAATCAGAAATAAGCGATCAAGCTCCAGCCGCTTCTGGCGATAAAAAAGAGGAGCATAAAGACCAAAGTTTTAAAAAAGGCGGTGGCAAGGAACATCATGCTCATCATGATAACGAACATGAAGAGAAGGGACATAAAGGTTACAAAGGACACCATCATCATGAAAAGGGAAAGAAAGGTCATCGCGACGAGGAACATCACAAAGGTGAGTATGATGATCACGGTGGACATAAAAAAGAACATCATCATCAGGATGGCCACTATGATGAACATCACAAAGGCGAAAAAGGCGAAAAAGGTCATAAATATGAAGAAAAAGGACATTATAACAAAGGTCATTCTACTAAAGGCCACCATGAAATTCATAAACTTGATGAATTTAAAAAGGATAAGCATTTCTTCGATGAAGAAGGTGATTCGGGACATGAAGAGAAACATGGTGGTTTCCATGAAGAGCACGGTCACAAGAAAGGTGGTAAGTTTCATAAAGGTCATCATCATGGTGATCATCATGAGCATGAACATGGCGAGAAAGGCCACCATGAAAAAGGTGGACACCATCATGAGCACAAGGGGCACAAAGAAACCGGCGGTCACGACCAGCACTACAATCACCACCATGATCACGGACACAAGGGTGATCAAGCACATCACAAGAAATGGGGTTACAAAAAAGGACACTAA